CCGCGATCGCGCCGCCGAGGCTCAGCCCCGTCTTCAGGCCGAACAGGATCGTCGCGAACACCACGCCCGTCGTGCGCCGCCCCGTGCGCCACTCCGCGTAGTCGGCCACGTCGGCGAACATCGCCCAGATGAGCGGGATCGTCGGCGCGTACGACAGCGCGCGCAGCACCTCGAGCCCGAACGTCGCGCCGACTGCGTCGGCCGGCAGCAGGATGAACGCCGCGAGGAACAGCGCCGCGAGCGAGAAGCCCACCAGCGCCACCGCGCGCTTGCCGTAGCGCGCCGCCAGTGCCGTCGACGCCACCACGCCCACGACGGTGACCGCCTGGCTCATGATGTTGAACAGGCTGAAGCCGACCGACGCCACGTTCGAGCGGTCCGCGTTCAGGATCAGCCCCAGCACGTTGAGCAGCGAGTGCCCGCCGTCCGGGCTCGCCGCCGTCGCCTGCGGCAGGCCGACCCGCTGGAGAAACGCGAGCAGCCGCGTCGGGTCGACGTAGTACTGGAAGTAGTAGAACATCGTGCCGCCGCGCATCGCCACGAACACGAAGTGCGAGATCGTCAGCACGAACATCGCGACCCACGGCCCGTTCTTCAGCAGCGCGGAGAAGTCGCGCTTCGGATCGGCGCGCTGCTCCTTCGGCGGCTGGATGCGCTCGCGCGACACCGCGAACGTGATGACGAAGCAGACGACGCAGACGATCGCCCACAGCCCCATCGTCATCTGCCAGCCCTTCGCGTTGTTTCCCTGCCCCAGCTTCGCGACGAGCGGCAGCGTGAACCCGCCCACGATGAGCTGCGCGAGCATCGCCGCGACGAAGCGGTACGACGACAGCTTCGTGCGCTCGTCGCTGTCGCCCGTCATCACGCCGCCCATCGCGGAATACGGCGTGTTGTTCGCGGAGTACAGCGTCATGAGCAGCACGTTCGTCACCGCCGCCCACAGCACCTTTCCCGTCGTGCCGAATCCCGGCACCGTGTACGCGAGCACCATCACGACGCCCCACGGCAGCGCCGTCCACAGCACCCATGGACGGAACTTCCCCCAGCGGGTGTTCGTGCGGTCCGCGAGCACGCCCATCATCGGGTCGAAGAACGCGTCCCACAGCCGGCCGACGAGCAGCATCGACCCCGCGACGGCAGCGCTGATCCCCAGCGTGTCCGTGTAGAAGTTGAGCTGGAACAGGATCATCGTCATGAAGACGAAGTTCGCCGCGGCGTCGCCGAGGCTGTACCCCGCCTTCTCGATGAAGGATAGGCGTTCGGAGTGCTGAGCCATGCGGTGGCTAGTTGTTGTGGACAGGATGAACAGGAGGGACAGGATGAGGACCAACAACGAAGGCACTGCACGTGTTGTTGGTTCTCATCCTGTCCGTCCTGTTCATCCTGTCGAAAATGAACGGCGCCGTATCCTGTCTCACTTCCCCACCGTCAGCGTCACGGTCTGCAGGTCCTCGTCGCGCGACGAGGTGCCGACCATGATCCGGAACTCCCCCGGCTCCACCACGTACCGGTAGTCCACATCGTGGAACGCGAGCGCGTCGCGCCCGATCTGCAGCTCCACCGTCGTCGTCTCGCCCGGCGCGAGCCGCACCTTTCGGAAGCCCTTGAGCTCCTTCACCGGCCGCGTCACCGAGCTCGCGACGTCGCGCACGTAGAGCTGCACCACCTCGCTCCCCGCGCGCGCGCCGGTGTTCGTCACGTCGCACCGCACCCGCGTCGCGCCGTCGACGCCGATCGTCCCGTCGTCGAGCCGCACGTTCGACACGCGGAACGTCGTGTACGAGAGGCCGTACCCGAACGGGTACAGCGGCGTCACGTCGTCCCACAGATAGCCGCGCCGCGCCGACGGCTTGTGGTTGTAGAACACGGGCAAATGCCCCGCCGACCGCGGGAACGAGATCGGCAGCTTCCCCGCCGGCGTGTGCTCGCCGAACAGCACGTCGGCCACCGCGCGGCCGCATTCCTGGCCCAGGTACCAGCACTCCACGATGGCCGGCACGCGATCGGCGACTCGCGTGATCGCGAGCGGCCGGCCGTTGAACAGCAGCGCGACGACCGGCTTGCCCGTCGCGAGCATCGCGTCCACGAGCTCGTTCTGCCGGCCGACGAGATCGAGGCTCGTGCGGTCGCCCATGTGCTTGCGCGACCACGCCTCGCGGCTCGTCTGCTCGTTGCCGCCGATCGCGAGCACGATCACGTCGGCGCCGCGCGCGACGTCCACCGCCTCCGCGATGAGCCGGCGGTCCTCCTCCGGATCGCTCGGCACGACCTCGTCCTGCACCCAGCTCCCGCCGATGGTGATCCGGCACCCTTCGGCGTGCACCACGCGCGCGCGGTCGCCGACGTGCGCGCGGATCCCGTCGAGCACCGTCACGTCGTGGCGCGGGATGCCGCTGTAGCCACCTAACAGCGAGCGATTCGCGTTCGGCCCGATCACCGCGATCGTGCCGAGCGTCGCGAGGTCGAGCGGAAGCACGTCGCCGTCGTTCTTCAGCAGCACCATCGTCTCGCGCGCGGCCTGCAGCGCCAGCTCGCGGTTCGCGTCGGACGCCACCGTGCGTTCCGCGACGTCGGGGTCGACGTACGGATCGTCGAACAGGCCCGCGCGGAACTTCCACTCGAGCAGCGGCACCACGAGATCGTCGAGCTGCGACTCGGCCAGCGTCCCCTCGCGCACGAGCTCCACGAGGTGCCGGTAGCAGTCCGGCTCCGGCAGCTCGACGTTCACGCCCGCGCGCACGGCGAGCGCGCAGGCCTCCTTCTTGTCCGCCGCGACGTGATGGCCGTGCGTGTCCGGGCGGTCGTGCAGCTCCCAGATCGCGTAGTAGTCGGAGACGATGAAGCCCTCGAAGCCCCACTCGTCGCGCAGCACGTCGCGCAGCAGCCACCGGTTCGCGTGCGACGGCACGCCGTCCACCTCGTTGTAGCTCGCCATGAGGCTCACGCACCCGGCTTCCTGCACCGCCGCCTTGAACGGCGGCAGGAACACGTCGCGCAGCTCGCGCATCGACACGTTCGCCGGCGCGCAGTTCTGCCCGCCCTCCGGCTGCCCGTGCGCGACGAAGTGCTTCAGCGTCGCCATCACGCGGGACTTGTCGCGGAACGTCGCGTCGCCCTGGAACCCGCGCACCGCCGCGACACCCAACCGAGTCACGAGGTACGGATCCTCGCCGAACGTCTCCTCCACGCGTCCCCACCGCGGATCGCGCGCCACGTCCACCACCGGCGTGAGCGCCTGGTGCGTGCCGCGCGACCGTGCCTCCGCCGCCGTCATCGCGTACAGCGACTCCACGAGCGCCGGATCGAACGTGCTCGCGAGCCCGATCGGCTGCGGGAAGCTCGTGCCGTCGATCGCCGCCTGCCCGTGCAGGCACTCCTCGTGGAACACGACCGGGATGCCCAACCGGCTCTCCTCGACGAAGAAGCGCTGGATGTCGTTCGTCAGCGTCGCCTGCTGGCGCGCGTTGCGCCCCTTCGTCGGCTCGTGCCCGCCGCCGCCCGCGCCGCTGCCGCCGGCGTCGCTCGGCCGCCCCACCTGTCCCAGGCCGTTGCCGTGCCCGAACGCGGCGCGCGCTTTCGCGACGTCGAAGTTCCCCGCGTCGTCGACGAGCGTCTCCGTCTTGAGCTGCCACACGCCCACCATCTGCGCCGCCTTCTCCTCCAGCGTCATGCGCGCGAGGAGGTCGGCGGTGCGCTGCTCGGGCGAGAGCGTGGCGTCCTTGTAGGGGAGCGTGATCTGTGCGTTCGTCGTCATGTGTGCGTGACGGTGCTGTCCTGGTCACGCGGAGCCGCGGAGAACGCGGAGACGACCCATTCCGTTGGTGTTCTCCGCGTTCCCCGCGGCTCCGCGTGAGACGAGTTGCTCACCAGTCGTCCGTCCGGAATGGCGCCGCGGGGAGCCCGTCGCGGTTGTAGAGGTTCGCGTCCACCGGATTGTTCGCCCACGCGTATCGCACCGCGACGGGACGGTGCACGCGATCGCTCCACACGACCACGCGGTTCCCCTCGATGCGCGCGTTCGCCCAGGCCCAGCGGTGGTCCGCGCCGGCGAGCGCGAACGCGCCCACGCTGGCGTCGGGCGCCTTCGACGTCAGCCCGCCGCCGACGTGGTCGAACGTCACGATCACGCTGTCGCCGCGCACCTCGTGCGACCGATACGTCGGGCCCGACGCGAGCACGTTCTCGTGGTACGCCACGCGCCGCGCGACGAGCGCGAGCCGGTGCCCCGGGTCCTGCTTGTTCGTCGGGTGCAGCAGGTTCGCGCCGCCGACGTCGATGATGACCGCGCGGCCCGTGTTCGGCAGCGCGAGCGCGGCCTCCATCGACTCGCGCTGTAGCGCCCACCCGCCGCCGCTCGCCGACGGCACGCTGTCGGGCGCCGTGTAGTTCGGCAGCTGCACCCACAGGAACGGGAACGTCGGCGCGCTACCCTGCCACGCCTTCCGCCAGCTCGTGATGAGCGACGCGAACTGGCCGCGATAGGCGCGCGCCTGCGCGTCGTCGTTCGCGTTCGACTCGCCCTGGTACCAGATCACGCCCTTGATCGGGAACGGCAGCAGCGGGTGCACCATCTTGTCGTAGGTGATCGCCGCCACCTTGTTCGTGCGCTGCGCGTCCATGCGCACCGCCAGCTCGGCGACCTTGAACTTCCACTGTCCGGCGAGCGACCGCGACGCGCCGCCGATCTCGAGCCGCGGCGAATCGCCGCCCGCGATCCCGCCGCCGCCGCTGTAGTCGCTCACGCGCACGACGAGCGAGTTCGCTCCCGCGTGCAGCGCCGACGTGGGGACGGTGTACGTGCGCGGCACGTTGTAGCCCGCGGTGCGCCCGACCTCGACGCCGTTGACCCACGTGACGTCGTCGTCGTCGATCGCGCCTAACAGGAGCCGCACCGGTGCGCGCGCCTCGTCGGCCGACAGCGTGAACGTCGTGCGGTACCACGCCACGCCGTCCACGCTCGCGAACCCCTGCCCCTCCCAGTAGCCCGGCACCGCGATCGTCGACCACGACGCGTCGTCGAGCGCGGGATCGGCCCACACGGCCTTGCCGCCGACCAGCCCGGGATCGCGCTCCGGCACCACGCCGATGCGCGCCTGGATCGAGTCGCGCAGCTTCTCGAGCCGCGCGCGCTCGGCGGCGAGCGTCTTCGCCGGCGCGTCGGGCGCGAGGCCCTGCACGTCGGCGCTGAGCCACGTCTCGATCGCGCTGCCGCCCCACGTCGTGTTCACGATGCCGATCGGCACGCGCTCGTGCTCACGCAGCTCCTTCGCGAAGAAGTACGCGACGCCGCTGAACGCGCCGACGTGCGCCGGATCCGCGGGCGCCCAGCTCCCGCCGGCCAGATCGTCCTCGGGCCGCTCGGCCCACGAGATCGGCACCTTGAACTGGCGGAGCGCCGAGTCGTGCGCGGCGGCGATCACGGCGGGGGCGTCGGTCACCGCCGACACCGGCCACTCCATGTTCGACTGACCGCTCGCCACCCACACGTCGCCCACGAGCACGTCGCGCACGCGCAGCGTGTCGCGCGCGGCGGCCACCGTGATCGCGTACGGACCTCCGGCGGCCGCCGGGGGCAGCTGGACCGCCCACGCGCCGCGCGCGTCGGCCGTCGCGCGGCCGGTGGTACCGCGGAACGTCACCGCGACCGGCGCGTTCGGCGCGGCCCATCCCCAGACCCGGATGGGCACGCCCCGCTGTACCACCATCCCGTCGGTGAACAGCTTCGGCAGCCGCAGCGCCGGCGCGTCCTTGCGGACGGGCTGCGCGGCGACGGGCGCGGCGCCGACGGCGAGCGCGAGCAGCGCGCGGCGCGCGCGGAGAGGGACGTGTCGGGAGGCGCTGACCGCGGACGGGGGCATCGATCGCGGGTTGGTACGTCGATTGAACGTATTGTCGGTCGACCGCGGCCGTGGGGACGACGACGAGCGCACGTCGAGCGCACGGCGATCGGGTAGCGGCCGCGGGGCGGTCGGGCGGGCGACGCCGAGGAGATCGGCGGACGAAGCGGAAGCGATCGGCGAGCGATGGAACGTTCCTGGAACGTTCCAACGTCGGCCAAGATGGGTGCCGGTCCGCACGGTGTCAACGGTCCGTTCTCCGGCCGCCATGCGCGGCGCAGGGCTGGCCGGCGCGGTGCGCCGCCAGTACGATAGAGCCAACTTTCTTGGAACGTTCCACGCGTCCCGGTCCGATGCGCCCTGCCCTCCGCATTGCCACGCTCGCCGCCTCGCTGTCGCTCGCCGTCACGGCGCCCGGACACGGCGCCGGCGCCCAGCCCGTCCAGAAGGACGGGGCGGCGCGCGGGGCGCCGCCCCACGTCGCCCGCTTCGACTGGTTCGAGTACGCCGGCCACGACGCGGTCTACGACACGAACCGGCCGCGGCCCGGCGAGTACACGAACCCCATCCTCATGGGGTTCCATCCCGACCCCAGCATCACGCGCGCCGGCGACGACTATTACCTCGTCAACTCGACGTTCGCGTACTTCCCGGGCATCCCGGTCTTCCACAGCCGCGATCTGGTGAGCTGGACGCAGATCGGCAGCGTGATCGACCGGCCGTCGCAGCTCCGCCTGGACTCGTTGGGCGTGTCGCGCGGCGTGTTCGCGCCCGCCATCGCGTTCCACGCCGGCACCTTCTACGTCGTAAACACGTGCGTCGACTGCGGCGGCAACTTCCTCGTCACGGCGACCGATCCCGCGGGCCCGTGGTCGGACCCGATCTGGCTCGGCTTCGACGGCATCGATCCGTCGCTCTTCTTCGACGATGACGGCAAAGCGTACGTGGTGAACAACGGCGCGCCGGTCGGGCCGCCGCTGTACAGCGGCCACCGCGCCATCTGGATCCAGGAGCTCGACCTCGCGACGAAGCAGCTCGTCGGCGAGCGCACCCTCATCGTGAACGGCGGCGTCGACATCCGCACGAAGCCGAGCTGGATCGAGGGGCCGCACCTGTTGAAGCGGGACGGCAGGTACTACCTGATCGCCGCCGAGGGAGGCACGGGGGACTTTCACTCGGAGGTCGTCTTCGGCGCGCCGTCGGTGCGCGGGCCGTACACGCCGTGGAGCGGCAACCCGATCCTCACGCAGCGCAACCTCGATCGGAACCGTCCCGACCCGATCACGTCGACGGGGCACGCCGACTTCGTGACGCTGCCCGACGGCGATACGTGGGCCGTGTTCCTCGGCACGCGCCCCTACGCGGACGACACGTACAACACGGGGCGCGAGACATTCCTCATGCGCGTGAGCTGGCGCGACGGCTGGCCCGTGCTCACCTCGGGGCAGGAAGGCGTGCCGTACGTCGCGCCGCGTCCGACGCTGCCCGCGCAGCCCGCCCCGACGATCCCGACGCGCGGCAACTTCACGGTGCGCGACGACTTCTCCGGCCGCGCCCTCGCGCCGTACTGGCTGATGCTGCGCACGCCGCGCGAGACGTGGTGGGACCTCACGTCGGCGCCCGGGTCGCTGTCGCTCGCGGCGCGTCCGGTGCCGCTGTCGTCGCGCGGCCAGCCGTCGTTCCTCGGCCGCCGCCAGCAGCATCTCACCGCGACGGTGACGACGTCGATGCGCTGGGCCCCGACACAAGACGGCGACCGCGCGGGGCTCGTCGCGTTCCAGTCCGAGAACGCGTGGTACTTCCTCGCCGTCGGCCGCGACGGGGGAAAGCCGGTCGTGCAGGTGGTGCGGCGCGCCGGCCGGGGACCGAGCGTCGCCGATTCGGTGCTCGCATCGGCCCCGCTGCCGACCGGCACGACGTCGCCCATCGAGCTGCGCATCACGGCACGCCGCGACCGGTACGACTTCGCCTACGCGACGACGCCGAACCGCTGGACGACGCTCCTCGCGAACGCCGACGCG
This DNA window, taken from Gemmatirosa kalamazoonensis, encodes the following:
- a CDS encoding MFS transporter; this encodes MAQHSERLSFIEKAGYSLGDAAANFVFMTMILFQLNFYTDTLGISAAVAGSMLLVGRLWDAFFDPMMGVLADRTNTRWGKFRPWVLWTALPWGVVMVLAYTVPGFGTTGKVLWAAVTNVLLMTLYSANNTPYSAMGGVMTGDSDERTKLSSYRFVAAMLAQLIVGGFTLPLVAKLGQGNNAKGWQMTMGLWAIVCVVCFVITFAVSRERIQPPKEQRADPKRDFSALLKNGPWVAMFVLTISHFVFVAMRGGTMFYYFQYYVDPTRLLAFLQRVGLPQATAASPDGGHSLLNVLGLILNADRSNVASVGFSLFNIMSQAVTVVGVVASTALAARYGKRAVALVGFSLAALFLAAFILLPADAVGATFGLEVLRALSYAPTIPLIWAMFADVADYAEWRTGRRTTGVVFATILFGLKTGLSLGGAIAGWLLSGYGYVANAAQSARALQGIRMTASVYPALFLVVVVVCLVFYRITRALNIQIQDELSARRAEFTGIAEAAASAR
- a CDS encoding glycoside hydrolase family 3 N-terminal domain-containing protein is translated as MTTNAQITLPYKDATLSPEQRTADLLARMTLEEKAAQMVGVWQLKTETLVDDAGNFDVAKARAAFGHGNGLGQVGRPSDAGGSGAGGGGHEPTKGRNARQQATLTNDIQRFFVEESRLGIPVVFHEECLHGQAAIDGTSFPQPIGLASTFDPALVESLYAMTAAEARSRGTHQALTPVVDVARDPRWGRVEETFGEDPYLVTRLGVAAVRGFQGDATFRDKSRVMATLKHFVAHGQPEGGQNCAPANVSMRELRDVFLPPFKAAVQEAGCVSLMASYNEVDGVPSHANRWLLRDVLRDEWGFEGFIVSDYYAIWELHDRPDTHGHHVAADKKEACALAVRAGVNVELPEPDCYRHLVELVREGTLAESQLDDLVVPLLEWKFRAGLFDDPYVDPDVAERTVASDANRELALQAARETMVLLKNDGDVLPLDLATLGTIAVIGPNANRSLLGGYSGIPRHDVTVLDGIRAHVGDRARVVHAEGCRITIGGSWVQDEVVPSDPEEDRRLIAEAVDVARGADVIVLAIGGNEQTSREAWSRKHMGDRTSLDLVGRQNELVDAMLATGKPVVALLFNGRPLAITRVADRVPAIVECWYLGQECGRAVADVLFGEHTPAGKLPISFPRSAGHLPVFYNHKPSARRGYLWDDVTPLYPFGYGLSYTTFRVSNVRLDDGTIGVDGATRVRCDVTNTGARAGSEVVQLYVRDVASSVTRPVKELKGFRKVRLAPGETTTVELQIGRDALAFHDVDYRYVVEPGEFRIMVGTSSRDEDLQTVTLTVGK
- a CDS encoding glycoside hydrolase family 43 protein — encoded protein: MRPALRIATLAASLSLAVTAPGHGAGAQPVQKDGAARGAPPHVARFDWFEYAGHDAVYDTNRPRPGEYTNPILMGFHPDPSITRAGDDYYLVNSTFAYFPGIPVFHSRDLVSWTQIGSVIDRPSQLRLDSLGVSRGVFAPAIAFHAGTFYVVNTCVDCGGNFLVTATDPAGPWSDPIWLGFDGIDPSLFFDDDGKAYVVNNGAPVGPPLYSGHRAIWIQELDLATKQLVGERTLIVNGGVDIRTKPSWIEGPHLLKRDGRYYLIAAEGGTGDFHSEVVFGAPSVRGPYTPWSGNPILTQRNLDRNRPDPITSTGHADFVTLPDGDTWAVFLGTRPYADDTYNTGRETFLMRVSWRDGWPVLTSGQEGVPYVAPRPTLPAQPAPTIPTRGNFTVRDDFSGRALAPYWLMLRTPRETWWDLTSAPGSLSLAARPVPLSSRGQPSFLGRRQQHLTATVTTSMRWAPTQDGDRAGLVAFQSENAWYFLAVGRDGGKPVVQVVRRAGRGPSVADSVLASAPLPTGTTSPIELRITARRDRYDFAYATTPNRWTTLLANADATVLSTRSAGGFVGVLFALHAYAAP
- a CDS encoding sialate O-acetylesterase; translation: MPPSAVSASRHVPLRARRALLALAVGAAPVAAQPVRKDAPALRLPKLFTDGMVVQRGVPIRVWGWAAPNAPVAVTFRGTTGRATADARGAWAVQLPPAAAGGPYAITVAAARDTLRVRDVLVGDVWVASGQSNMEWPVSAVTDAPAVIAAAHDSALRQFKVPISWAERPEDDLAGGSWAPADPAHVGAFSGVAYFFAKELREHERVPIGIVNTTWGGSAIETWLSADVQGLAPDAPAKTLAAERARLEKLRDSIQARIGVVPERDPGLVGGKAVWADPALDDASWSTIAVPGYWEGQGFASVDGVAWYRTTFTLSADEARAPVRLLLGAIDDDDVTWVNGVEVGRTAGYNVPRTYTVPTSALHAGANSLVVRVSDYSGGGGIAGGDSPRLEIGGASRSLAGQWKFKVAELAVRMDAQRTNKVAAITYDKMVHPLLPFPIKGVIWYQGESNANDDAQARAYRGQFASLITSWRKAWQGSAPTFPFLWVQLPNYTAPDSVPSASGGGWALQRESMEAALALPNTGRAVIIDVGGANLLHPTNKQDPGHRLALVARRVAYHENVLASGPTYRSHEVRGDSVIVTFDHVGGGLTSKAPDASVGAFALAGADHRWAWANARIEGNRVVVWSDRVHRPVAVRYAWANNPVDANLYNRDGLPAAPFRTDDW